The following coding sequences are from one Nonlabens arenilitoris window:
- a CDS encoding HesB/IscA family protein, with protein MIKVSDTAKTKLAQLMGEDGFAIDNDYVRVGVKSGGCSGLSYDLTFDKTTTDTDKVFEANDVRIVVDKKSFLYLVGTTLEFSGGLNGKGFVFNNPNAQRTCGCGESFSL; from the coding sequence ATGATAAAGGTCTCAGATACGGCAAAAACAAAGCTTGCTCAATTAATGGGTGAAGATGGATTTGCCATAGATAATGATTATGTGCGTGTAGGTGTTAAAAGTGGTGGTTGTAGTGGTTTATCTTACGACCTGACTTTTGATAAAACAACTACAGACACAGATAAGGTTTTTGAAGCAAATGATGTGCGCATAGTAGTGGATAAGAAAAGCTTTTTATATCTAGTAGGTACAACACTTGAGTTTAGTGGTGGACTTAATGGGAAAGGTTTTGTTTTCAATAATCCTAACGCGCAAAGAACTTGTGGATGTGGAGAAAGCTTTTCTCTATAG